The following coding sequences are from one Triticum aestivum cultivar Chinese Spring chromosome 5A, IWGSC CS RefSeq v2.1, whole genome shotgun sequence window:
- the LOC123101525 gene encoding ankyrin-3-like → MASSSSRVHVQNHIALQAARDGDLRTLKEMAERTDLRGAKDVEGASALHLAADKGCLECCKFLIEEVGLGVNSATTTGKTPLSCALYAGNAQIMKYLIDHGANPKKATAQGLTMLHIAAGRGLCEPLELLLSQGIPVNIMLVVYVGTPLHAAASRGQHQAMKILLEHGADPNILMDDNVSPLMLACCEKSLKCMRLLIEAGADVNGNSYRGPTPLTYAVESGWTDIVKFLLEAGADPNIPAEGGDIPIKLAAKCGRRDLVKILFSKTRQVPSLPYWTVDGIIRTMESPLIRRQDPVPGEGKITALKSRGRAAFAKEDYHAALYFFGRVIEIDPSDATMFSNRSACWLQMREWERALSDAQYCRKLQPDWCKGWFREGTALTFMENYQGAADAFQEALKREPESDEIKKALGEAMESAARSGDKKP, encoded by the exons ATGGCCTCTTCCTCTTCCCGCGTCCATGTCCAGAACCACATCGCCCTCCAAGCCGCCCGCGATGGCGACCTGCGCACCCTCAAGG AAATGGCGGAGCGGACGGACTTGCGGGGAGCCAAGGACGTGGAAGGGGCTAGCGCGCTGCATCTGGCTGCCGACAAGGGTTGCCTGGAGTGCTGCAAGTTCTTGATAGAGGAAGTAGGGCTTGGTGTCAACTCAGCGACCACCACAG GTAAGACACCTTTGAGCTGCGCTCTATACGCCGGGAACGCACAGATTATGAAGTACCTTATCGATCATGGCGCTAACCCAAAAAAGGCGACTGCCCAAGGCTTGACGATGCTGCACATTGCAGCTGGCAGAG GGCTATGCGAGCCTTTAGAGCTGCTGCTGTCCCAAGGAATTCCTGTGAACATTATGCTCGTGGTTTATGTCGGGACGCCATTGCATGCGGCTGCTTCTAGGGGGCAGCATCAGGCTATGAAGATTCTGCTGGAGCATGGTGCTGAT ccCAACATACTTATGGATGATAACGTATCACCACTCATGCTGGCATGCTGTGAGAAATCTCTCAAATGCATGAGGCTACTGATTGAG GCTGGTGCTGATGTCAACGGTAACTCATACCGCGGGCCGACTCCCCTAACGTATGCAGTGGAGTCTGGCTGGACAGATATTGTCAAGTTCTTGCTTGAGGCTGGGGCAGACCCTAATATTCCTGCCGAG GGTGGGGATATTCCAATCAAATTAGCAGCAAAGTGTGGTCGACGTGACCTTGTCAAAATTCTGTTTTCCAAGACAAGACAAGTTCCATCCTTGCCATATTGGACAGTTGATGGGATAATTAGAACGATGGAATCTCCACTTATCAGACGTCAG GATCCAGTTCCTGGAGAAGGAAAAATAACTGCTTTGAAGTCACGAGGGAGGGCTGCATTTGCAAAGGAGGACTACCATGCCGCACTGTACTTCTTTGGACGG GTGATTGAGATAGACCCATCTGATGCCACCATGTTTTCCAACCGGAGCGCTTGCTGGCTGCAGATGAGGGAATGGGAAAGAGCCTTGTCAGATGCTCAATACTGCAGAAAACTTCAGCCTGATTGGTGCAAGGGATGGTTCCGTGAGGGTACAGCTCTCACATTCATGGAG AATTACCAAGGAGCAGCTGATGCATTCCAGGAAGCACTGAAACGTGAACCTGAGAGCGACGAGATCAAGAAAGCTCTAGG GGAGGCCATGGAGTCTGCTGCTCGCTCTGGAGATAAGAAACCTTGA